In one Planctomycetota bacterium genomic region, the following are encoded:
- a CDS encoding glycosyltransferase produces the protein MRFLIATFGSHGDVHPFVGLAQTLQSRGHSATLVTATPFVELAREAGVDAVGVGTDEDFHKFTADPDVWHPRRGGLLVLRAVLDTLPDTYEAVEQRIGAADVVVASTLALGAKQAAEQHGIPCASVHLQPTVLWSVHAPPRLPGVPAIVNRMPRFVLERFYDGADKMVLDPKIAPELNDFRAGIGLPPVARVMSKYVHEGALSLGMWPDWFAPPQADWPTNAKLAGFPLYDEKDVTPMPEHLREWIDDDDPPIAFTPGSAMRHGRRFFDVAVRACQKAGVRGLLLTRHAENVADDLPPGMLHVPYAPFSQLLPRCAALVHHGGIGTMSQALAAGIPQLVMPMAHDQFDNAERIARLGVGEWTSVRRFRPGRVGRLLPRVITKQPAASALAERLAGVDGLTRAAELLEAIAQPATESANGVA, from the coding sequence ATGCGGTTCCTCATTGCCACTTTTGGCTCCCACGGCGACGTGCATCCGTTCGTCGGCCTGGCACAAACCCTCCAAAGCCGTGGGCATTCGGCAACGTTGGTCACCGCGACGCCGTTCGTCGAGTTGGCCCGAGAAGCGGGCGTCGATGCGGTCGGCGTCGGCACTGACGAAGACTTTCACAAGTTCACCGCCGACCCCGACGTCTGGCACCCGCGCCGCGGCGGGCTGCTCGTCCTCCGCGCGGTGCTGGACACGCTGCCCGACACGTACGAAGCGGTCGAGCAACGTATCGGTGCCGCTGACGTGGTGGTCGCATCAACCTTGGCACTCGGCGCGAAGCAAGCAGCGGAGCAACACGGCATTCCGTGCGCATCGGTCCATCTCCAGCCGACGGTGCTTTGGAGCGTCCACGCCCCGCCGCGCTTGCCGGGGGTGCCGGCGATCGTCAACCGCATGCCACGGTTCGTGCTCGAGCGCTTTTACGACGGCGCGGACAAGATGGTGCTGGACCCGAAGATCGCCCCGGAACTCAACGACTTCCGCGCCGGCATCGGCCTGCCACCGGTGGCACGGGTGATGAGCAAGTATGTCCACGAAGGCGCGTTATCGCTGGGCATGTGGCCCGATTGGTTCGCACCACCCCAAGCCGACTGGCCGACCAACGCGAAGCTCGCCGGCTTCCCGTTGTACGACGAAAAGGACGTCACACCGATGCCCGAGCACTTGCGGGAGTGGATCGACGACGACGATCCGCCGATCGCATTCACGCCTGGTAGCGCGATGCGGCACGGCCGACGGTTCTTTGACGTCGCGGTTCGTGCCTGCCAAAAGGCCGGCGTGCGTGGGCTTCTGCTCACACGCCATGCGGAGAACGTTGCCGACGATCTGCCGCCGGGAATGCTGCACGTGCCGTATGCACCGTTCAGCCAACTACTGCCAAGGTGTGCGGCACTGGTCCACCACGGCGGGATCGGGACGATGAGCCAGGCGTTGGCCGCGGGCATTCCGCAACTGGTGATGCCGATGGCCCACGATCAGTTCGACAACGCCGAGCGGATCGCCCGGCTGGGCGTGGGGGAGTGGACCAGCGTCCGCCGATTCCGGCCCGGGCGTGTCGGACGGCTGCTCCCACGGGTCATCACCAAGCAGCCGG
- a CDS encoding ammonium transporter: MLSIQNKTPRRRRDKKGFTGLSLALLALVAVIGLATTPTMAQDKPDASPEVEPLVEALTERVAATVLPSGGAVEMVYAGDDDDGNPQFVSPGQYRANNIWVLIAAALVFIMHLGFGCVETGLTRAKNSVNVLTKNLWIICTGVLLYWVWGFNAHYPSDWVIDGILALPFPAPWLDPTGDGAVTASYYGGSYTIYTDFIFQAMFAATAATIVSGAVAERIKLPAFMIFAVVFVGFGYPFVGSWHWGGGGLGSLPTGAFYDFAGSSVVHAFGGWGALAGVILLGPRLGKYGSDGSIKGIPGHNLPLVNVGVFLLFLGWFGFNGGSVLSADEAGVSFVFVTTALAGFAGGMVALLTSWGAIGKPDLTMGLNGMLAGLVGITAGADSISPGWSIVVGGIAGVLVVVSVLGFDRIKIDDPVGAISVHGVCGVWGTLAVGIFSSNPDHSFVSQLIGTVLVSVTAFLIAFAIFGILKVAGGIRVSEEEEVEGLDLGEHGMGAYHTLTPGS, encoded by the coding sequence ATGCTTTCGATTCAGAACAAAACACCCCGCCGTCGTCGAGACAAGAAAGGCTTCACCGGCCTGAGTCTCGCTCTGCTCGCCTTGGTCGCCGTCATCGGCCTTGCAACGACGCCAACCATGGCTCAGGACAAGCCAGACGCCTCACCCGAGGTCGAGCCCCTGGTCGAAGCCTTGACCGAAAGAGTCGCGGCCACGGTACTGCCGTCGGGCGGCGCGGTCGAGATGGTCTACGCCGGTGACGATGATGATGGTAATCCGCAGTTCGTCTCGCCCGGTCAGTACCGCGCCAACAACATCTGGGTGCTGATCGCCGCAGCTTTGGTCTTTATCATGCACCTTGGTTTCGGTTGCGTCGAGACGGGCCTCACCCGTGCGAAGAACTCGGTCAACGTGTTGACCAAGAACCTCTGGATCATCTGCACTGGTGTGCTACTGTACTGGGTTTGGGGCTTCAACGCCCACTACCCGAGCGACTGGGTGATCGACGGCATCCTTGCACTGCCGTTCCCCGCGCCATGGCTTGATCCGACCGGCGACGGGGCCGTGACTGCTTCCTACTACGGCGGCAGTTACACGATCTACACCGACTTCATTTTCCAGGCGATGTTCGCCGCCACCGCCGCGACGATCGTCTCGGGTGCCGTGGCCGAACGCATCAAGCTCCCGGCCTTCATGATCTTCGCCGTCGTGTTCGTCGGCTTTGGTTACCCGTTCGTCGGTAGCTGGCACTGGGGTGGCGGCGGCCTCGGCTCGCTGCCCACCGGCGCGTTCTACGACTTCGCCGGCTCGTCCGTCGTCCACGCCTTCGGCGGTTGGGGCGCTCTCGCGGGCGTCATCCTGCTCGGACCCCGCCTTGGCAAGTACGGCTCCGACGGTTCGATCAAAGGTATCCCCGGCCACAACCTGCCATTGGTCAACGTCGGCGTGTTCCTGCTGTTCCTCGGCTGGTTCGGCTTCAACGGCGGCTCGGTCCTCTCGGCCGATGAAGCCGGCGTGTCGTTCGTGTTTGTCACCACCGCCTTGGCCGGCTTCGCCGGTGGCATGGTCGCGCTGCTGACCTCGTGGGGTGCGATCGGCAAGCCCGACCTCACCATGGGTCTCAACGGCATGCTCGCGGGGCTGGTCGGTATCACCGCCGGTGCGGACTCGATCTCGCCGGGCTGGTCCATCGTCGTCGGCGGTATCGCTGGCGTGCTCGTGGTCGTGTCCGTCCTTGGCTTCGACCGCATCAAGATCGACGACCCCGTCGGTGCCATCAGCGTCCACGGCGTCTGCGGCGTCTGGGGCACCCTCGCCGTGGGCATCTTCTCGTCCAACCCCGATCACAGCTTCGTATCGCAGTTGATCGGTACGGTCCTCGTCTCGGTCACCGCGTTCCTCATCGCTTTCGCGATCTTCGGCATCCTGAAGGTTGCCGGCGGCATCCGCGTCTCCGAGGAAGAAGAAGTCGAAGGCCTCGACCTCGGCGAACACGGCATGGGCGCGTATCACACGCTCACGCCCGGCAGCTAA
- the lepA gene encoding translation elongation factor 4 has translation MPIRNFSIVAHIDHGKSTLSDRLLMRAGAITEREFRAQTLDDMDLERERGITIKASAVSINHQHNGENFLLNFIDTPGHVDFHYEVQKALQACEGAILVVDAAQGVQAQTVANAYAAIEADLEIIPVINKIDLPSARPEHMAEELEQVLGIDATECIYVSAKTGQGIDELIDRLCTQLPGPSGKADQPLRALIFDSLYDDYRGVVAYIRVVDGEIRKGQKIKFMGQGEREYVVSSLGRHTPKRTDIDALKTGEVGYVVANIKELGDVRIGDTITDADNPAPEALPGYEPVSQMVFCDFYPGGRTQYDELRDAMDRLVLNDSSFSFSPESSDALGFGFRCGFLGLLHMEIIQERLEREFNIEVVQTAPTVTYEIEKVDGEVFTIDAPSQLPDPSHIEEIREPFIRMAIMTPANGVGAIMKLCDDRRGEYKKTEYVGTERVILTYEIPLAEVIYDFYDRLKSATSGYGTMDYEVIGFRAGNLVRVDILVNGDRVDALSMICHRSNAEQRGRKLLVKLKGEIDRHLFEIPLQAAIGGKIIARETIKSVGKNVTAKCYGGDVSRKRKLLEKQKEGKKRMKRVGSVDIPQGAFLAILEAGE, from the coding sequence ATGCCCATCCGAAACTTCTCCATCGTCGCCCACATCGACCACGGCAAGTCCACCCTATCGGACCGCTTGCTCATGCGTGCCGGGGCCATCACCGAGCGCGAGTTCCGTGCGCAAACCCTTGACGACATGGATCTTGAGCGCGAACGCGGCATCACGATCAAGGCGTCCGCCGTCTCCATCAATCACCAGCACAACGGTGAAAATTTCCTGCTCAACTTCATCGACACGCCAGGCCACGTCGACTTCCATTACGAGGTCCAGAAAGCCCTGCAGGCGTGCGAAGGGGCGATTCTCGTCGTCGATGCGGCTCAGGGGGTGCAGGCACAAACTGTCGCGAACGCATACGCCGCGATCGAGGCCGATCTCGAGATCATCCCGGTGATCAACAAGATCGATCTGCCCAGTGCCCGCCCGGAGCACATGGCCGAAGAGCTCGAACAGGTGCTGGGCATCGACGCGACCGAGTGCATCTACGTTTCCGCCAAGACCGGCCAAGGCATCGATGAACTGATCGATCGCCTCTGCACCCAACTTCCCGGCCCGTCCGGAAAGGCCGACCAGCCGCTGCGGGCGCTGATCTTCGATTCGCTTTACGACGACTACCGCGGCGTGGTCGCTTACATCCGGGTCGTCGATGGCGAAATCCGCAAGGGCCAAAAGATCAAGTTCATGGGCCAGGGCGAACGCGAATATGTCGTGTCGTCGCTCGGCCGACACACGCCCAAGCGGACCGACATCGACGCGCTCAAGACCGGTGAGGTCGGCTACGTCGTGGCCAACATCAAGGAGCTCGGCGACGTCCGCATCGGTGACACCATCACCGACGCCGACAACCCCGCTCCCGAAGCGCTGCCCGGGTACGAGCCGGTGAGCCAGATGGTGTTCTGCGACTTCTACCCCGGTGGTCGGACTCAGTACGACGAACTTCGCGACGCCATGGACCGGCTCGTGCTCAACGACTCGTCCTTCTCGTTCAGCCCCGAGTCGTCCGACGCGTTGGGCTTCGGCTTCCGCTGCGGCTTCCTCGGCCTGCTCCACATGGAGATCATCCAGGAACGCCTCGAACGCGAGTTCAACATCGAGGTCGTCCAGACCGCTCCGACGGTCACTTACGAAATCGAGAAGGTCGACGGCGAGGTCTTTACGATCGACGCCCCGTCGCAGTTGCCCGACCCGTCGCACATCGAAGAGATCCGCGAGCCGTTCATCCGCATGGCGATCATGACCCCGGCCAACGGCGTCGGTGCGATCATGAAGCTCTGCGACGACCGACGCGGCGAGTACAAGAAGACCGAGTACGTCGGCACCGAGCGCGTGATCCTCACCTACGAGATCCCGCTCGCCGAAGTCATCTACGACTTCTACGACCGGCTCAAATCCGCCACCAGCGGCTACGGGACGATGGACTACGAAGTCATCGGCTTCCGCGCCGGCAACCTCGTTCGCGTCGATATCCTCGTCAACGGCGACCGCGTTGATGCCTTGTCCATGATCTGCCACCGCTCGAACGCGGAGCAGCGCGGCCGCAAGCTGCTGGTCAAACTCAAGGGCGAGATCGACCGCCACCTCTTCGAGATCCCCCTCCAGGCCGCCATCGGCGGCAAGATCATCGCCCGCGAGACCATCAAGTCCGTCGGCAAGAACGTCACCGCCAAGTGCTACGGCGGCGACGTCTCTCGTAAACGCAAGCTGCTGGAGAAACAGAAGGAAGGCAAAAAGCGCATGAAGCGCGTCGGCAGCGTCGACATTCCGCAGGGAGCCTTCCTCGCCATCCTCGAAGCGGGCGAGTGA
- a CDS encoding DinB family protein produces the protein MIPTAHLVEQFKYTTEKMIEIAESVDREHWASQPGGVRNHPAWTLPHCAMGNGMLLGFLGKDGLCPEAWGENTGNGSMPSMDRTEYPPDADVVDVLRKQAAEITVEAIEAADLGAEMPHEGMREFWPTVGHAVAYMLVHHLADHKGQLLAWRRALKASLEHEK, from the coding sequence ATGATCCCCACCGCCCACCTCGTCGAACAGTTCAAGTACACCACCGAGAAGATGATCGAGATCGCCGAGTCGGTCGATCGCGAGCACTGGGCCTCGCAACCCGGCGGTGTGCGAAACCATCCGGCGTGGACACTGCCGCACTGTGCGATGGGCAACGGGATGCTGCTCGGATTCCTCGGCAAGGACGGCCTTTGTCCCGAGGCTTGGGGCGAGAACACCGGCAACGGTTCGATGCCCTCGATGGACCGCACCGAGTACCCGCCCGATGCCGACGTGGTTGATGTGCTCCGCAAACAGGCCGCGGAGATCACGGTCGAGGCAATCGAGGCCGCCGATCTTGGCGCTGAGATGCCGCATGAAGGCATGCGTGAGTTTTGGCCGACCGTCGGTCATGCCGTCGCATACATGCTCGTCCATCACCTCGCCGACCACAAAGGCCAACTCCTGGCTTGGCGCCGGGCCCTGAAGGCGTCGCTCGAACACGAGAAGTAA
- a CDS encoding HAMP domain-containing sensor histidine kinase, with protein sequence MRRALAPVFRSIGLGGKLMLATTGVLLLTVSLCGFGIRWEAGRQLDAMLAHQARQSAEAVALAVSEPLAAGDVDRINDILHSASAPAGVGFIRLIDSNNRPVASASVADYENVVHGTSVVLLPDRGETSPMGTITVGLDTAGHDAALEKIEARLIVLGLACCALGQVLISLFVRQTSRPLAAFERASRKIAQGESVDTFDLRRTDILGDLGRSFQHMADEIERQRQSVQRVNSELAQVNRELETRIAHRTTQLETANGRLAGEIAEKEDFLRAISHDLNAPLRNIAGMVTMLRRKAGDTLSDDTLHRLDRIEKNVEHEMDLINELLELSRIKTRQTDFAEMELVNLEQMVWDLRGMFESDLREKHIEVSLATALPKVRCERPRIRQVLQNLIDNAIKYMGDGSLDDNGVVHKTISVGCVVRPNEAEFFVRDTGKGIAAEDIDKVFYVFRRASNHGDAQGKGVGLASVKSIVETYNGTIWAESELGKGTTFRFTINAKYVEAGLAKQPTSDAAPINPASVSADAA encoded by the coding sequence GTGCGTCGTGCGCTAGCGCCGGTGTTCCGCAGTATCGGACTCGGTGGCAAGCTCATGCTCGCGACCACGGGGGTGCTGTTGCTCACGGTGTCGTTGTGCGGCTTCGGCATCCGTTGGGAGGCCGGCCGACAGCTCGACGCGATGCTCGCTCACCAAGCCCGGCAAAGCGCGGAAGCCGTCGCGTTGGCCGTGAGCGAGCCCCTTGCCGCGGGCGACGTCGATCGCATCAACGATATCCTTCACAGCGCGTCCGCACCCGCCGGCGTCGGCTTCATTCGACTCATCGACAGCAACAACCGCCCGGTCGCTTCGGCCTCCGTGGCGGACTACGAAAACGTGGTACATGGGACGTCGGTCGTCCTGCTCCCCGACCGTGGTGAGACCTCGCCGATGGGCACGATCACGGTCGGCCTCGACACCGCCGGCCACGACGCGGCGTTGGAGAAAATCGAAGCCCGTCTCATCGTTCTCGGCCTCGCGTGCTGTGCGCTGGGCCAGGTCTTGATCAGCTTGTTCGTGCGGCAGACGTCGCGCCCTCTGGCGGCGTTCGAGCGGGCCAGTCGCAAGATCGCCCAAGGCGAAAGCGTCGACACGTTCGACCTGCGTCGCACCGACATCCTCGGTGACCTTGGGCGCTCGTTCCAGCACATGGCCGACGAGATCGAGCGGCAACGCCAGTCGGTCCAGCGAGTCAACAGTGAACTCGCCCAGGTCAACCGCGAACTGGAAACACGCATCGCGCACCGGACGACCCAGCTCGAAACGGCCAACGGTCGCCTTGCGGGGGAAATTGCGGAGAAGGAAGACTTTCTCCGTGCCATCAGCCACGACCTCAACGCGCCGCTCCGCAACATCGCGGGCATGGTCACGATGCTTCGCCGCAAGGCCGGTGACACGCTCAGCGACGACACACTCCACCGCCTCGATCGGATCGAAAAGAACGTCGAGCACGAGATGGACCTCATCAACGAGTTGCTCGAACTGTCCCGCATCAAGACACGCCAGACCGACTTCGCGGAAATGGAGTTGGTGAATCTCGAGCAAATGGTCTGGGACCTGCGGGGCATGTTCGAGAGCGACCTGCGCGAGAAGCACATCGAGGTCTCGCTGGCGACCGCGCTTCCCAAGGTCCGCTGCGAACGCCCGCGCATCCGGCAGGTGCTCCAGAACCTCATCGACAACGCCATCAAGTACATGGGCGACGGCTCGCTTGACGACAACGGCGTGGTTCACAAGACCATCTCTGTCGGCTGCGTCGTGCGGCCCAACGAGGCCGAGTTCTTCGTCCGTGACACCGGCAAGGGCATCGCCGCCGAAGATATCGACAAGGTGTTCTACGTCTTCCGGCGCGCGTCCAATCACGGTGACGCGCAGGGCAAGGGCGTGGGACTTGCCAGCGTCAAGAGCATTGTCGAAACGTACAACGGAACGATCTGGGCCGAGTCCGAACTGGGCAAGGGGACAACGTTCCGGTTCACCATCAACGCGAAGTACGTCGAGGCCGGGCTGGCCAAACAGCCCACGTCCGACGCTGCCCCGATCAACCCGGCCAGCGTATCGGCCGATGCAGCTTGA